Proteins from one Ahaetulla prasina isolate Xishuangbanna chromosome 2, ASM2864084v1, whole genome shotgun sequence genomic window:
- the CEP131 gene encoding centrosomal protein of 131 kDa isoform X3: protein MKSARGSSSSFQGNSVNGVDLILTGLPMQVLQRPSSASPGKHIARSISVITENKPKRNILEDAGLATSRAMNNLRRSNSTTQVNQQMNDAIISADHHDDFLTLFNSSSTGRKKLASLSKDSPEKKTTWNILDEQPRIFPASSSTPGSMRKKEICVPLAANFTANNRSNKGAMGNCVTTMVHNNYSTTDKVSVPKSSNQATTSLNNIIKATSNEDTDSSSYMKSQKNFSSSNILAWNNNTSSSSPPARIQEVSEEEAERFVNQVNSAAVTIQRWYRWHSQRHKEGVAQLERLLASKREEKQQQQQQTDEGNILDLQQRRDEERKKIREEKARLARRAAIQELQQKRTQKALETQRLVEEELAVIKEGKKARRRKSEKASSLKNSSPANSIIKANNAGANFHFAGIDLEEASAMPSLCRSAQNKGLEEQPQDGSSGKMPSEDLDGMMSTASRMHSKITFHDLLDTLKLLEADPEFLPLLPYQTKVFKDYKYAWIDGDLDSISLTTDNVEKFGKLNCSLGAPEEGTLLSETKLQNIMSFLDEMEKSEQERPRSVASASQQEGLLPEEELAHLDQVSAVATEVTSSIQKLKLEVEEKKRAVAFLQRALAQQQELTGQHVKDVQKELTHQLTMQREQYEAAIQRHLAFIDQLIDDKRALNQKCEAVVSELKLVDQKYTKKIAQMQEQHELEIKKLKQLMTATEKIRREKWIDEKTKKIKEITVKGLEPEIQKLIAKHKLEIKKLKSLHEVELLQSDERAAQRYIRQTEELKEMLEHEKEEQGQRERELARQRYEKQLEQEEQSLQQQRRRLYNEVAEEKERLNQQAARQRAQLEDLRKQLEENNSIVTKALKEEYEKGKEEQERRHQVEIQTLKMQLDMEKQAWEASYLKKEEAWLLTRERELREEVRKERDKEIELVIQKLEADMSSAKDECERIAENRIKRMRDKYELELRELELSERKFQERCNELKGRLLEAESETVRLQGLLRQKEQEVEDIRKVKDQLAQERSSLSEVIRQEFADRLVTTEEDNKHLKIEMAELRARQRLELDRVMRDKEEELEEVHKRVKTAIVKKEEAVNSFRKQYEAAMKRAEHLESLLEQQRKQLLATK from the exons ATGAAGAGTGCCCGTGGCAGCAGTTCTTCCTTTCAGGGAAACAGTGTCAATGGTGTGGACCTCATTCTTACAGGGCTGCCTATGCAAGTGCTTCAGCGCCCCAGCAGTGCCTCCCCAGGCAAACACATTGCTCGTTCCATTTCTGTCATTACGGAAAACAAACCCAAGAGGAATATCCTG GAAGATGCAGGGCTTGCCACCTCTAGAGCTATGAACAATTTACGAAGATCCAACAGTACAACGCAGGTTAATCAGCAAATGAATGATGCCATCAT CAGTGCAGATCACCATGATGACTTCCTCACGTTGTTCAATAGCAGCTCCACTGGAAGAAAAAAACTAGCAAGTCTAAGCAAAGATTCCCCAGAAAAGAAAACTACCTGGAACATCCTA GATGAGCAGCCCAGGATATTTCCTGCCTCATCCAGCACTCCTGGAAGCATGAGGAAGAAAGAAATCTGTGTACCCCTTGCAGCTAATTTCACTGCCAATAATAG GAGTAACAAAGGTGCCATGGGCAACTGCGTCACCACTATGGTGCATAACAATTACTCCACTACGGACAAAGTATCTGTGCCAAAGAGCTCCAATCAAGCTACAACTTCGCTCAA CAACATCATCAAAGCTACCTCTAATGAAGACACAGACAGCAGCAGTTACATGAAATCTCAGAAGAACTTTTCCAGCAGCAACATCCTGGCTTGGAACAATAACACCAGTAGTAGCAGTCCCCCAGCTAGGATACAAGAAGTGTCTGAGGAGGAGGCTGAGCG ATTTGTTAACCAAGTCAATTCGGCTGCTGTGACAATCCAGCGCTGGTACCGGTGGCATTCTCAGAGGCACAAGGAAGGTGTAGCTCAGCTTGAGCGATTGTTAGCTTCCAAAAGAGAG gaaaagcagcagcagcagcagcagacagATGAGGGCAACATCTTGGATTTGCAGCAGAGACGAGatgaggagaggaaaaaaatacgAGAGGAGAAAGCTCGCCTTGCCCGAAGAGCAGCTATCCAG GAGCTGCAACAAAAACGAACCCAAAAAGCTTTAGAGACACAGCGTTTggtggaggaggagctggcagtaATTAAAGAAGGCAAGAAAGCCAGAAGAAGGAAAAGTGAGAAAGCCAGCTCTTTGAAAAATAGCAGTCCTGCTAACAGCATCATCAAAGCCAACAATGCAG GGGCCAACTTCCACTTTGCGGGAATAGATTTAGAAGAAGCTTCTGCCATGCCATCTCTTTGTCGTTCAGCACAAAACAAAGGACTTGAAGAACAGCCACAG GATGGGAGTTCGGGAAAAATGCCCAGTGAAGATTTGGATGGTATGATGAGCACAGCCAGTAGGATGCATTCCAAAATAACCTTTCATGACCTACTAGACACCCTGAAGCTTTTGGAAGCGGATCCAGAATTTCTGCCACTGCTACCGTATCAAACAAAGGTTTTCAAGGATTACAAATATGCTTGGATAGATGGG GACTTGGACTCAATTTCTCTAACCACTGATAACGTAGAGAAGTTTGGAAAATTGAACTGCTCCCTGGGAGCCCCTGAAGAAGGAACATTATTGTCAGAAACAAAACTTCAGAATATAatgagctttttggatgagatggAAAAATCTGAGCAGGAACGACCCAGGTCTGTTGCCTCAGCTTCACAGCAAGAG GGATTATTGCCAGAAGAAGAACTCGCCCACTTGGATCAGGTCTCAGCAGTTGCCACAGAAGTCACCAGCTCTATCCAGAAGCTGAAGTTGGaagtagaagaaaagaagagagctgttgcttttctacaaagagcaCTG GCTCAACAGCAGGAGTTAACTGGGCAGCATGTTAAAGATGTACAGAAAGAGCTGACTCACCAACTGACTATGCAGAGGGAGCAGTATGAAGCTGCAATCCAACGGCACCTAGCCTTCATTGACCAG CTCATCGATGACAAAAGAGCTCTGAATCAGAAATGTGAAGCAGTGGTATCTGAATTGAAGCTTGTGGATCAGAAATATACAAAGAAAATTGCCCAGATGCAAGAGCAGCATGAGTTG GAAATAAAGAAGCTGAAACAACTGATGACTGCCACAGAAAAAATCCGCCGAGAGAAATGGATTGATGAAAAGACCAAGAAGATCAAAGAGATCACTGTTAAAG GCTTGGAGCCTGAAATCCAGAAGCTCATTGCTAAACACAAGCTAGAGATCAAAAAGCTGAAATCGCTGCATGAAGTAGAACTACTGCAGTCGGATGAGCGTGCAGCTCAGCGCTACATTCGACAGACAGAAGAACTGAAAGAGATGCTGGAGCATGAGAAGGAAGAGCAGGGGCAGCGAGAGAGAGAACTGGCAAGGCAGCG GTATGAGAAGCAGCTGGAGCAGGAGGAGCAGTCTCTACAGCAACAGCGGCGCCGACTCTACAATGAAGTGGCTGAGGAGAAGGAGAGGCTAAACCAACAGGCTGCCAG GCAAAGAGCTCAACTGGAGGATTTGCGAAAGCAATTGGAAGAGAACAATTCGATTGTTACCAAGGCTTTAAAGGAAGAAtatgagaaagggaaggaagaacagGAGCGACGGCATCAG GTAGAAATACAGACCTTGAAGATGCAACTGGATATGGAGAAGCAGGCCTGGGAGGCCTCTTACCTGAAAAAAGAG GAGGCCTGGTTGCTAACTCGAGAACGGGAGCTAAGAGAAGAAGTCCGGAAAGAAAGGGACAAGGAGATTGAGCTAGTCATCCAGAAGCTAGAAGCTGACATGTCTTCTGCCAAGGATGAATGTGAGAGGATTGCAGAGAACAG AATAAAGAGAATGCGAGACAAATATGAATTAGAGCTGCGGGAATTGGAGCTGTCGGAACGAAAGTTTCAAGAACGCTGCAATGAGCTGAAGGGGCGTTTGCTGGAAGCAGAAAGTGAGACTGTTCGTCTCCAGGGTCTTCTACGCCAGAAGGAACAGGAAGTTGAGGACATCCGAAAG GTGAAGGACCAATTAGCTCAGGAGCGCAGCAGCCTTTCTGAGGTTATTCGGCAAGAGTTTGCAGACCGACTGGTGACCACAGAAGAAGACAACAAACATCTCAAGATAGAAATGGCTGAACTTCGTGCCCGTCAGCGCTTGGAGCTGGACAGAGTGATGCGAGACAAAGAGGAGGAGCTGGAAGAGGTGCATAAAAG